A single genomic interval of Anopheles darlingi chromosome X, idAnoDarlMG_H_01, whole genome shotgun sequence harbors:
- the LOC125954308 gene encoding uncharacterized protein LOC125954308 isoform X2: MRRTIAKLCRERSIFARLIIQLIAVWLICLGRSGGQMFSVLSASGLPSQVKVEDLPANCLERIVTSGTFDDYYRLEDIGNEPSEQYLVNLSLTVVLGNQQEELGILLSDENRSLAHPDYARTYEMRMTNVYTVLYRETLKLQAYHSPRDKLFPADTFRLRFLVSHTGNVTVLVNEQRSPRPLLAVYDNRQPLALHYISFSSRMNAYPIRFFLGCGMAQYTNTLPPSAVNGENEPRVGSLLENPAGPFCPVCLPQRCEVVVKACANPSPEPKDLLTLNTRGAADSEPKREKYYFFFTMHLTKSRNKPSGGI, from the exons ATGAGGAGAACGATCGCTAAGCTGTGCCGTGAGCGGTCAATTTTCGCTAGATTAATTATCCAGTTGATAGCGGTTTGGCTGATATGTTTAGGAAGATCTGGTGGGCAGATGTTTAGCGTATTGTCAGCCAGCGGATTACCATCGCAAG TCAAGGTAGAGGACCTACCAGCCAACTGTTTGGAACGGATCGTCACCAGTGGCACATTCGATGACTACTACCGGCTCGAGGATATTGGCAATGAACCGTCTGAGCAGTACTTGGTCAACCTGAGCTTGACGGTGGTGCTCGGCAACCAGCAGGAAGAGCTGGGTATACTGCTGTCCGACGAAAATCGTAGCTTGGCACATCCGGACTACGCACGCACTTACGAAATGCGGATGACGAATGTCTATACCGTACTGTATCGCGAAACGCTCAAGCTACAGGCTTACCACAGCCCTCGTGATAAGCTTTTCCCCGCTGATACGTTTCGACTGAGATTCCTAGTTAGCCACACTGGGAACGTTACGGTGCTAGTGAATGAACAACGTTCCCCTCGTCCCCTTCTTGCCGTTTACGATAACCGCCAACCATTAGCGCTCCACTACATCAGCTTCTCGTCCCGTATGAACGCATATCCGATACGGTTCTTCCTAGGGTGTGGTATGGCtcaatacacaaacacactgccaCCTTCAGCGGTTAATGGAGAGAATGAGCCCCGAGTGGGCTCATTGCTGGAGAATCCGGCTGGACCGTTCTGCCCTGTCTGTCTACCACAGCGCTGTGAGGTGGTCGTTAAGGCGTGCGCTAATCCTTCACCCGAGCCCAAGGACCTTCTTACCTTGAATACGAGGGGAGCAGCCGACAGTGAACCGAAGCGCGAAAAGTATTACTTTTTCTTCACCATGCATCTCACGAAAAGCCGCAACAAACCATCTGGTGGTATCTGA
- the LOC125954308 gene encoding uncharacterized protein LOC125954308 isoform X1, translating to MRRTIAKLCRERSIFARLIIQLIAVWLICLGRSGGQMFSVLSASGLPSQGETEQSVKVEDLPANCLERIVTSGTFDDYYRLEDIGNEPSEQYLVNLSLTVVLGNQQEELGILLSDENRSLAHPDYARTYEMRMTNVYTVLYRETLKLQAYHSPRDKLFPADTFRLRFLVSHTGNVTVLVNEQRSPRPLLAVYDNRQPLALHYISFSSRMNAYPIRFFLGCGMAQYTNTLPPSAVNGENEPRVGSLLENPAGPFCPVCLPQRCEVVVKACANPSPEPKDLLTLNTRGAADSEPKREKYYFFFTMHLTKSRNKPSGGI from the exons ATGAGGAGAACGATCGCTAAGCTGTGCCGTGAGCGGTCAATTTTCGCTAGATTAATTATCCAGTTGATAGCGGTTTGGCTGATATGTTTAGGAAGATCTGGTGGGCAGATGTTTAGCGTATTGTCAGCCAGCGGATTACCATCGCAAGGTGAAACCGAACAGAGTG TCAAGGTAGAGGACCTACCAGCCAACTGTTTGGAACGGATCGTCACCAGTGGCACATTCGATGACTACTACCGGCTCGAGGATATTGGCAATGAACCGTCTGAGCAGTACTTGGTCAACCTGAGCTTGACGGTGGTGCTCGGCAACCAGCAGGAAGAGCTGGGTATACTGCTGTCCGACGAAAATCGTAGCTTGGCACATCCGGACTACGCACGCACTTACGAAATGCGGATGACGAATGTCTATACCGTACTGTATCGCGAAACGCTCAAGCTACAGGCTTACCACAGCCCTCGTGATAAGCTTTTCCCCGCTGATACGTTTCGACTGAGATTCCTAGTTAGCCACACTGGGAACGTTACGGTGCTAGTGAATGAACAACGTTCCCCTCGTCCCCTTCTTGCCGTTTACGATAACCGCCAACCATTAGCGCTCCACTACATCAGCTTCTCGTCCCGTATGAACGCATATCCGATACGGTTCTTCCTAGGGTGTGGTATGGCtcaatacacaaacacactgccaCCTTCAGCGGTTAATGGAGAGAATGAGCCCCGAGTGGGCTCATTGCTGGAGAATCCGGCTGGACCGTTCTGCCCTGTCTGTCTACCACAGCGCTGTGAGGTGGTCGTTAAGGCGTGCGCTAATCCTTCACCCGAGCCCAAGGACCTTCTTACCTTGAATACGAGGGGAGCAGCCGACAGTGAACCGAAGCGCGAAAAGTATTACTTTTTCTTCACCATGCATCTCACGAAAAGCCGCAACAAACCATCTGGTGGTATCTGA